From a region of the Flavobacterium sediminilitoris genome:
- a CDS encoding DUF6597 domain-containing transcriptional factor, with protein sequence MIFQPNSDLNSLIMCYSILEVPVEYSSEKQRVVHDGCMKLIFILGDDIKRYTSENKFII encoded by the coding sequence ATCATATTCCAACCAAATAGTGACTTAAATTCACTGATTATGTGTTATTCGATATTGGAAGTTCCTGTCGAATACAGCTCAGAAAAACAAAGGGTTGTTCATGACGGTTGTATGAAATTGATATTCATATTGGGCGATGATATAAAACGATATACTTCTGAAAACAAATTTATCATTTAG
- a CDS encoding MBOAT family O-acyltransferase — protein sequence MKALFFIQTWLQNIIANLNTETIQSWFIFNPKEPLLFNSGLFLGFFSVFYFIYILSRKTHYFRITYVVLFSLFFYYKSSGIYFWLLIFSSVVDYSLSRLIYTETVKFYRKFYLILSLFINLGMLVYFKYTHFLVANFNMLFEGNVTFSDIILPVGISFYTFQTLSYTIDVYRKDLEPTKSFMDFLFFVSFFPQLVAGPIVRASDFIPQIYQKLNLTKEDFNKALYLIIGGLIKKAVISDYISSNFVDRVFDAPNFYTAFENLMASYGYAIQIYCDFSGYSDMAIGLALLMGFTLPPNFRTPYKSASITEFWRRWHISLSSWLRDYLYISMGGNRKGKIRTYFNLFMTMLLGGLWHGANWKFVFWGVLHGLALAFERFFDSRIKLPKNGIVKTIKILLTFHFVVFCWLFFRAKDFETAFQITENIGKLTFNIEQWQTIILGYSNVFIVLAFGFIWHFLPERITTFNEKLFGKLPFWIQAIILGFVFWIVFATASEGAQPFIYFQF from the coding sequence GTGAAAGCCTTATTTTTTATACAAACGTGGTTACAAAATATTATAGCAAATCTGAATACAGAAACAATTCAGAGCTGGTTTATTTTTAATCCTAAAGAACCATTATTGTTTAATAGTGGATTGTTTTTAGGATTCTTTTCAGTATTCTATTTTATTTATATATTAAGTAGAAAAACACATTATTTTAGAATTACTTATGTGGTTCTATTTTCATTATTTTTCTATTATAAATCTAGTGGAATATACTTTTGGTTGCTAATTTTCTCCTCAGTAGTAGACTATAGCTTATCACGATTAATTTATACAGAAACAGTTAAATTCTACAGGAAGTTTTATTTAATTTTAAGTTTGTTTATTAACCTAGGAATGTTAGTATATTTTAAATATACTCATTTTTTGGTAGCCAATTTTAATATGCTTTTTGAAGGCAATGTTACCTTTTCAGATATTATTTTACCAGTAGGAATATCATTTTATACTTTTCAAACTCTTAGTTATACAATAGACGTTTATCGAAAAGATTTAGAACCAACGAAAAGCTTTATGGATTTCTTGTTTTTCGTTTCTTTCTTTCCACAATTAGTAGCAGGACCAATTGTAAGAGCAAGCGATTTTATTCCTCAAATTTATCAAAAGTTAAACCTTACAAAAGAAGATTTTAATAAAGCCTTATACCTAATTATAGGTGGTTTGATAAAAAAAGCAGTAATTTCAGATTATATTTCATCAAACTTTGTTGATCGTGTTTTCGACGCTCCAAATTTTTATACAGCATTTGAAAACTTAATGGCTTCTTATGGCTATGCAATTCAAATTTATTGCGATTTTTCAGGATATTCCGATATGGCAATTGGTTTAGCTCTGTTAATGGGATTCACATTGCCACCAAACTTTAGAACCCCTTATAAATCCGCTTCAATTACAGAATTTTGGAGAAGATGGCATATATCATTATCGTCATGGTTACGTGATTATTTATATATTTCAATGGGAGGAAACCGTAAAGGTAAAATCCGAACCTATTTTAATTTATTTATGACTATGTTACTAGGTGGATTGTGGCATGGTGCAAATTGGAAGTTCGTTTTTTGGGGAGTTCTTCACGGATTAGCATTGGCATTTGAAAGATTCTTTGATTCAAGAATAAAATTACCTAAAAATGGAATTGTAAAAACAATTAAAATTTTGCTAACTTTTCATTTCGTAGTTTTTTGTTGGTTATTCTTTAGAGCAAAAGATTTTGAAACAGCTTTTCAAATAACCGAAAACATAGGAAAATTAACCTTTAATATTGAGCAATGGCAAACTATTATTTTAGGTTATAGTAATGTTTTTATTGTGTTAGCCTTTGGTTTTATATGGCATTTTTTACCAGAAAGAATTACAACGTTCAATGAAAAACTTTTTGGAAAATTACCATTTTGGATACAAGCCATTATATTAGGTTTTGTCTTTTGGATTGTTTTTGCAACAGCATCAGAAGGAGCACAACCTTTTATTTATTTTCAGTTTTAA
- a CDS encoding GDSL-type esterase/lipase family protein yields the protein MLNKVSLFLLLLGQTLFAQVIDSTDFEIDEVVIDTMAVDSTNISFYRNEIVNAGVIKNFYEKLLQLEQKKDCKLRIVHIGDSHIQADLFSGKMRSLLQEKYGNGGLGFSFPHNLAKTNGSYAIKYSANTSFESYRNIYPDTTQPVGLSGIALYTKSNDFVVQVSVRNKAYKFNSVKLVTPNNERSFNLATASKDITIESSTPKTITHKIRSGEALSIIADKYKVSVAAIKKANGLRSNTIQAGKTLRIPTNEMQFKNTIKTEFIPLTLFEDIASQNYYSQEPLESIFLVPNEKASSPFALNGLVLENNDPGIVYSAIGVNGAKASDYNKFPMFYNQLKALESDLIVISLGTNESFDKKETAIYFEELQVMIQNIKAKNPGVEILLTTSPPSYFKRKYPNTIVADYAKKVLETAVENNIAVWDMFQALGGLFSVDENYKKGLMSKDKVHYSKAGYELQGKLFFEALMMNYEQFKAVK from the coding sequence ATGCTCAATAAAGTTTCGTTATTTCTCCTTTTATTAGGGCAAACACTTTTTGCCCAAGTAATAGATTCAACCGATTTTGAAATAGATGAAGTTGTTATTGATACAATGGCTGTCGATTCTACAAATATTTCATTTTATAGAAACGAGATTGTAAATGCTGGTGTCATTAAAAACTTTTATGAAAAATTATTACAACTAGAACAAAAAAAGGATTGCAAACTAAGAATTGTACACATTGGAGATTCACACATTCAAGCTGATTTATTTTCAGGAAAAATGCGTAGCTTATTGCAAGAAAAATATGGAAATGGAGGATTAGGTTTCTCATTTCCTCATAATTTAGCCAAAACAAATGGGAGCTATGCTATTAAATACTCAGCAAATACTTCTTTTGAAAGCTATCGAAATATTTATCCCGACACAACACAACCTGTGGGATTAAGTGGAATAGCATTATATACTAAAAGTAATGATTTTGTTGTTCAAGTTTCGGTAAGAAATAAAGCATACAAATTCAATTCAGTAAAATTAGTAACACCAAACAATGAAAGAAGTTTCAATTTAGCAACAGCATCAAAAGATATTACTATTGAATCATCTACCCCAAAAACAATAACACATAAAATTAGATCAGGAGAAGCGCTTTCCATTATTGCAGATAAATACAAAGTTAGTGTTGCGGCAATAAAAAAAGCAAATGGATTACGTTCTAATACTATTCAGGCAGGAAAAACATTAAGAATTCCAACAAATGAAATGCAATTTAAGAATACCATTAAAACAGAATTCATTCCATTAACATTATTTGAAGATATTGCTTCCCAAAACTATTATAGTCAAGAACCTTTAGAATCTATTTTTCTGGTTCCAAACGAAAAGGCCTCATCACCTTTTGCATTAAACGGATTAGTTTTAGAAAATAATGATCCAGGAATAGTTTATAGTGCTATTGGTGTTAACGGAGCAAAAGCATCTGATTATAATAAATTCCCTATGTTTTATAATCAACTGAAAGCATTAGAAAGCGATTTAATTGTTATTTCATTAGGAACCAATGAAAGTTTTGATAAAAAAGAAACCGCAATTTATTTTGAGGAATTACAAGTAATGATTCAAAATATTAAAGCAAAAAATCCAGGAGTTGAAATTTTGTTAACGACTTCGCCACCTTCTTATTTTAAACGAAAATATCCTAATACAATTGTAGCAGATTATGCCAAGAAAGTGCTAGAAACAGCAGTTGAAAATAATATTGCAGTTTGGGATATGTTTCAAGCCTTAGGAGGATTATTTAGTGTAGATGAAAATTATAAAAAAGGACTAATGTCAAAAGACAAAGTACATTATTCAAAAGCAGGATATGAATTACAAGGAAAGCTATTTTTTGAAGCTTTAATGATGAATTACGAACAATTTAAAGCTGTAAAATAA
- a CDS encoding SGNH/GDSL hydrolase family protein: MLPKKLFPENKTITKNVVVDSLLLDAISEANDTIANTKIKENKKIQQKKKVILKKKNGVAFPTEKYNDFKGNQYLISFYEKLFQLESEKKGNVRIAYYGDSMTDGDMIVKDFRTYLQEKFGGNGVGFVSITSESASSRSSLVHEFSSNWKYQSYLKGKKPSYPFGVNGHVFYANDTLNAPWVRYKANKTRFAMELNKPTLFYGQSENKDGEVFYISNGDTITKKLLPSKRLNTMKLSEGNISSLKVFFKDADSIPIYGFNFDDGKGIHVDNFSSRGNSGLPLSIFSKNMMNQFQEQLGYDLIILHYGTNVLNYGSLNYSWYERKMERVVAHLKECFPDVTILVVSTADKSTKYGLEMKTDSAVVPLSTAQKRYAIASESGFVNLYTLMGGDGSMVKWVEGEPAKANKDYTHFNFRGANEVAKLLYKQINEGYTTYKTLRLKGKVMPKVKIKKDSIHKIKDSLNAQ, encoded by the coding sequence ATGTTGCCAAAGAAGCTATTTCCAGAAAATAAAACAATTACAAAAAATGTTGTAGTTGATAGCTTACTATTAGATGCTATTTCTGAAGCTAATGATACAATAGCAAATACTAAAATCAAAGAAAATAAAAAAATACAACAGAAAAAGAAAGTTATTCTAAAAAAGAAAAACGGAGTTGCTTTCCCAACAGAAAAATATAATGATTTTAAAGGCAATCAATATTTAATCTCGTTTTATGAAAAATTATTTCAGTTAGAAAGCGAAAAGAAAGGAAATGTACGTATTGCTTATTACGGAGATTCTATGACCGATGGCGATATGATTGTTAAAGATTTTAGAACCTATCTTCAAGAAAAATTTGGTGGAAATGGAGTAGGTTTCGTTAGTATCACATCAGAATCAGCAAGTTCAAGAAGCTCATTAGTACATGAATTTTCATCTAATTGGAAATATCAATCCTATTTAAAAGGCAAAAAACCATCATATCCTTTTGGAGTAAACGGACATGTTTTTTATGCAAATGATACATTAAACGCACCTTGGGTTCGCTATAAAGCAAATAAAACACGTTTTGCAATGGAATTAAACAAACCAACCTTGTTTTATGGACAATCTGAAAACAAAGATGGAGAAGTGTTTTATATTTCAAACGGAGATACAATTACTAAAAAGTTATTACCCTCAAAAAGGTTAAATACAATGAAGTTGTCTGAAGGAAATATTTCATCTTTAAAAGTGTTTTTTAAAGACGCAGATAGCATTCCTATTTACGGATTTAATTTTGATGATGGAAAAGGAATTCATGTTGATAATTTTTCAAGTAGAGGAAACTCGGGATTACCATTGTCAATTTTTTCAAAAAACATGATGAATCAATTTCAAGAGCAATTAGGCTATGATTTGATTATTCTACATTATGGAACAAATGTTTTAAACTACGGTTCGTTAAATTATTCTTGGTATGAAAGAAAAATGGAACGAGTTGTTGCACATTTGAAAGAATGTTTTCCAGATGTAACAATACTAGTTGTATCAACAGCAGATAAATCCACAAAATATGGATTAGAAATGAAAACAGACTCAGCAGTAGTACCATTATCAACAGCGCAAAAACGCTATGCAATTGCTTCAGAATCAGGATTCGTTAATCTATATACTTTAATGGGTGGCGATGGAAGTATGGTGAAATGGGTTGAAGGAGAACCAGCAAAAGCAAATAAAGACTATACTCATTTTAATTTTAGAGGAGCAAATGAAGTAGCAAAATTGTTGTATAAACAAATTAATGAAGGATATACAACCTATAAAACATTGCGATTAAAAGGAAAAGTAATGCCAAAAGTAAAGATTAAGAAAGATAGTATTCATAAAATAAAAGACAGTTTAAATGCTCAATAA
- the argS gene encoding arginine--tRNA ligase, with the protein MTLQETLTTHIQKAVQSIFDLTIDKVEFQSTRKDFEGDITMVVFPLVKALKGNPVEIGNKIGNYLVENVEEVEKFNVVAGFLNIVISDAFYVNFFNSIKNNDTFGFVTPKESEKSVMVEYSSPNTNKPLHLGHIRNNLLGYSVAEIIKASGKKVYKTQIINDRGIHICKSMLAWQKYGEGKTPESTGLKGDKFVGNFYVEFDKQYKTEIKELITQGKTEEEAKKVAPSILEAQEMLRKWEAGDEETVMLWKTMNQWVYDGFEQTYKNLGVSFDIPNYYESNTYLLGKEVVQLGLEKGIFEKDPDGSVWIDLTEDGLDRKIVLRADGTSVYMTQDIGTAIQRVKDYPDVGGMVYTVGNEQDYHFKVLFLILKKLGFDWAQNLYHLSYGMVELPSGKMKSREGTVVDADDLMEEMTITAKKISEELGKLDGYTNEEKASLYEIIGLGALKYYMLKVDPKKQMLFNPEESVDFNGNTGPFIQYTYARIQSILRKSNFEYEQTVPSTIEIHEKEKELIKLVQLFPDIIQNAADNHSPALIANYTYDLVKEFNSFYQNVPILPEQDMNKKVFRVQLSKTVGNTIKNALQLLGIQVPERM; encoded by the coding sequence ATGACATTACAAGAAACACTAACAACACACATCCAGAAAGCCGTTCAATCCATATTCGATTTAACCATTGATAAAGTTGAATTTCAGTCTACTAGGAAAGATTTTGAAGGTGATATAACAATGGTTGTTTTTCCTTTGGTAAAAGCTTTAAAAGGTAACCCTGTTGAGATAGGAAATAAGATAGGAAATTACTTAGTTGAGAATGTAGAAGAAGTTGAAAAATTTAATGTAGTTGCAGGTTTTTTAAACATTGTAATTTCAGATGCTTTTTATGTAAACTTCTTCAATTCAATTAAAAATAATGATACGTTTGGTTTTGTAACACCAAAAGAAAGTGAAAAATCGGTAATGGTAGAATATTCTTCACCAAACACCAATAAACCTTTGCATTTAGGTCATATTCGTAATAATTTATTAGGATATTCAGTAGCCGAAATCATCAAAGCTTCAGGTAAAAAAGTATATAAAACCCAAATTATCAATGATAGAGGAATCCATATTTGTAAGTCAATGTTGGCTTGGCAAAAATATGGAGAAGGAAAAACTCCAGAATCTACGGGATTAAAAGGAGATAAATTTGTAGGGAATTTTTATGTTGAATTTGATAAGCAATATAAAACTGAAATAAAAGAATTAATAACTCAAGGAAAAACAGAAGAAGAAGCAAAAAAAGTAGCACCTTCAATTTTAGAAGCACAAGAAATGCTTCGTAAATGGGAAGCTGGTGATGAAGAAACAGTAATGCTTTGGAAAACAATGAACCAATGGGTATATGATGGTTTTGAACAAACTTATAAAAACTTAGGAGTTAGTTTTGATATTCCAAATTACTATGAAAGCAATACGTATCTTTTAGGAAAAGAAGTAGTACAACTAGGATTAGAAAAAGGAATTTTCGAAAAAGATCCAGATGGTTCTGTTTGGATTGATTTAACCGAAGACGGTTTAGACAGAAAGATTGTATTGCGTGCTGATGGAACTTCTGTGTATATGACACAAGATATTGGAACAGCTATACAACGTGTAAAAGATTATCCAGATGTAGGCGGAATGGTTTACACAGTTGGTAACGAACAAGATTATCACTTTAAAGTACTATTCTTAATCTTAAAAAAATTAGGATTTGATTGGGCTCAAAATTTATATCATTTAAGTTACGGAATGGTAGAATTACCTTCTGGAAAAATGAAATCACGTGAAGGAACAGTTGTAGATGCCGATGATTTAATGGAAGAAATGACAATAACTGCAAAAAAGATTTCAGAAGAATTGGGGAAATTAGACGGTTATACTAATGAAGAAAAAGCTTCTTTATATGAAATTATAGGTCTAGGCGCTTTAAAATACTATATGTTGAAAGTAGATCCTAAAAAGCAAATGCTATTTAATCCTGAAGAATCGGTAGATTTTAATGGAAATACAGGACCATTTATTCAATATACGTATGCTCGTATTCAGTCAATTTTAAGAAAATCTAATTTTGAATATGAACAAACAGTTCCAAGCACAATTGAGATACATGAAAAGGAAAAAGAATTAATAAAATTAGTGCAATTATTTCCAGATATTATTCAAAATGCAGCAGACAATCACAGTCCAGCACTAATAGCAAATTATACTTATGATTTGGTAAAAGAATTTAACTCGTTTTATCAAAACGTGCCTATTTTACCAGAACAAGATATGAATAAGAAAGTTTTTAGAGTACAATTATCTAAAACAGTAGGAAATACAATAAAGAACGCACTTCAATTACTGGGAATTCAAGTTCCAGAAAGAATGTAA
- a CDS encoding outer membrane beta-barrel family protein, with translation MKLKLVFVLLLSNVISLFAQNSGSISGKVVDKKTNEPLPYVTIVVKENENIITGGITSESGEFNIEKLIPKKYAVEIQFIGYKTIVKDIDLTNDKKINIGIISIVEDVAQLEGVELVKERSIMEQKIDRKVINVGKDLISAGASAGEIMNNIPSVSVDPQTNQISLRGNSNVRILIDGKPTNISPEQLLKQIPSASIKQIELITNPSAKYNPEGMSGIINIVLHKNANDGFNGSVNYGVTFGKTPKVNSSLDLNYKTGKVNFYGNYGFNHGKNANDGYINSFETNNENNQNFQFKNKNTSHLFKVGMDYFINDSNTISFYTTQNLFDGNGTGKTAVDYDNMATADILQLFNSNNESNSQAYNFDYKHNFKKEGENIELEVNYNKNKSPEKTSYDYPLIPDYSLNTVDNTNDNLIINIDYVNPLSESTKLEVGLETRLEGTDNLLAIDHNYDSSFNYERRIYSAYTTYGKQWEKWSAQAGVRLEKFEAEADFKQANGNNSKFSDSFTTIYPSGFVSYNPNDKNSFNFSVSRRVDRASIQQISPIREWTTPTIDSKGNPDLDPQFTNSFELNYTKRTKIGSITSGVFYRKIYDEINRYIYEHPTDPNKNILTYDNFKDNDAYGLEVSGNLNFTKWWSANFGVDAYFKKIRGVVATDFVEANTTIFNARVNNSFKATKDLRFQLFGMYRGKDINLQFVRKPMWRTDVGASYTVLKGKGTFSARFSDMFKAMKFSFDGDLPYKQVGAFHWESQTVYLGFNYRFGGGKNKALQRKARDNNETQKNGGIL, from the coding sequence ATGAAATTAAAATTAGTATTTGTACTTCTTTTGAGCAATGTTATTAGTTTATTTGCTCAAAACTCTGGATCAATATCTGGAAAAGTAGTCGACAAAAAAACGAATGAACCACTTCCTTATGTAACTATTGTTGTTAAAGAAAACGAAAACATTATTACAGGAGGCATTACTTCTGAATCGGGAGAATTTAATATTGAGAAGCTTATACCAAAAAAATATGCTGTTGAAATTCAATTTATTGGTTACAAAACTATCGTTAAAGATATTGACTTAACTAATGATAAAAAAATAAATATTGGTATTATTTCTATTGTAGAAGATGTAGCTCAACTTGAAGGTGTGGAATTAGTTAAAGAACGTTCTATAATGGAACAAAAAATTGACAGAAAGGTAATCAATGTAGGTAAAGATTTGATAAGTGCCGGTGCTTCTGCTGGAGAAATCATGAACAATATTCCTTCTGTGTCTGTAGATCCACAAACCAATCAGATTAGTTTGAGAGGAAATTCTAATGTTAGAATTTTAATTGATGGAAAACCTACAAACATTTCTCCTGAGCAATTATTAAAACAAATTCCTTCTGCATCGATCAAACAAATTGAATTGATTACTAATCCTTCTGCAAAGTACAATCCTGAAGGAATGAGCGGAATTATCAATATTGTATTGCACAAAAATGCAAATGATGGTTTTAATGGTTCTGTAAACTATGGAGTTACCTTTGGAAAAACACCAAAAGTAAATTCTTCTTTAGATTTAAATTATAAGACCGGAAAAGTAAATTTCTATGGTAATTATGGTTTTAATCATGGAAAAAATGCGAATGATGGATACATTAATAGCTTTGAAACTAATAATGAGAATAATCAAAATTTTCAATTCAAGAACAAAAATACTTCGCACTTGTTCAAAGTAGGAATGGATTATTTTATCAATGACAGCAATACAATATCATTTTATACTACACAAAATCTTTTTGATGGAAATGGAACAGGAAAAACGGCTGTAGATTATGATAATATGGCTACGGCTGATATTTTACAACTTTTCAATTCTAACAATGAAAGTAATTCACAAGCTTACAATTTTGATTATAAACACAACTTTAAAAAAGAAGGAGAAAATATAGAACTTGAAGTAAATTATAATAAAAACAAGAGTCCAGAAAAAACCTCTTATGATTATCCTTTAATTCCTGATTATTCTTTAAACACTGTTGATAATACAAACGACAATCTTATTATCAATATAGATTATGTGAATCCTTTAAGCGAATCTACAAAACTTGAAGTAGGATTAGAGACAAGATTAGAAGGAACTGATAATTTGTTAGCAATTGATCATAATTATGATTCTAGTTTTAATTATGAAAGACGTATTTATTCTGCTTATACTACTTATGGAAAACAATGGGAAAAATGGAGTGCACAAGCTGGCGTTAGATTAGAGAAATTTGAAGCTGAAGCCGATTTTAAACAAGCAAATGGAAATAATTCAAAATTTTCAGATAGTTTTACTACTATTTATCCATCAGGGTTTGTGAGTTATAATCCAAATGATAAAAACTCATTTAATTTTAGCGTATCTAGAAGAGTTGACAGAGCAAGTATTCAACAAATAAGTCCAATTAGAGAATGGACAACCCCTACAATAGATTCAAAAGGGAATCCTGATTTAGATCCACAGTTTACAAATTCTTTTGAATTGAACTATACAAAGAGAACAAAAATTGGCTCAATTACTTCTGGTGTTTTTTACAGAAAAATATATGATGAAATTAACAGGTATATTTATGAGCATCCTACTGATCCAAACAAAAACATATTAACGTATGATAATTTCAAGGATAATGATGCTTATGGTTTAGAGGTTTCAGGAAATTTAAATTTCACAAAATGGTGGAGTGCTAATTTTGGAGTTGATGCATATTTTAAGAAAATAAGAGGAGTTGTTGCTACTGATTTTGTAGAGGCTAATACTACTATTTTTAATGCTAGAGTGAACAATAGTTTTAAAGCAACAAAAGATTTGCGTTTTCAACTTTTTGGAATGTATAGAGGAAAAGATATCAACTTACAATTTGTAAGAAAACCAATGTGGAGAACCGATGTAGGAGCGAGTTATACTGTATTAAAAGGTAAAGGAACGTTTAGCGCTCGTTTTAGTGATATGTTTAAGGCTATGAAGTTTAGTTTTGATGGTGATTTACCATATAAGCAAGTTGGTGCTTTTCATTGGGAAAGTCAAACGGTTTATTTAGGTTTCAACTATCGTTTTGGAGGTGGAAAAAACAAAGCACTACAACGCAAAGCACGTGATAATAATGAAACTCAAAAAAATGGTGGAATTTTATAA
- a CDS encoding DUF4348 domain-containing protein — translation MSCKNENQKEEIEVIEVEKDTIEVVNTKQVEEVEKVEEDFLHFLEKFSKNHLFQEERVNFPITIQYLDTNGDFELVELEIKKEDYSYLNFMKPAEYLDYKQNFVINDNEAIVENRGIGNGIMIDYIFKKENGIWKLKTWIDQST, via the coding sequence ATGAGCTGCAAGAACGAGAATCAAAAAGAAGAAATAGAGGTAATTGAAGTAGAGAAAGATACTATTGAAGTAGTAAATACTAAACAAGTTGAAGAAGTTGAAAAAGTAGAAGAAGATTTTTTACACTTCTTAGAAAAATTTAGTAAGAATCATTTGTTTCAAGAAGAAAGAGTCAATTTTCCAATAACAATTCAATATTTAGATACAAATGGAGATTTTGAATTAGTTGAATTAGAAATTAAAAAAGAAGATTATTCTTATTTGAATTTCATGAAACCTGCTGAATATTTAGATTATAAACAGAATTTCGTAATTAATGATAATGAAGCAATCGTTGAAAATAGAGGAATTGGAAACGGAATAATGATTGATTATATCTTTAAAAAGGAAAATGGAATATGGAAACTAAAAACATGGATAGATCAATCAACATAA
- a CDS encoding 3-oxoacyl-ACP synthase III family protein, protein MYHSKIKGLGYYVPENVVTNEDLSKVMETNDEWIQERTGIQERRHVIRGEDTTTSMGVKAAKVAIERAGIAKEDIDFVIFATLSPDYYFPGPGVLVQRDLGLKTVGALDVRNQCSGFVYAISIADQYIKTGMYKNVLVIGSELHSTGLDMTTRGRGVSVIFGDGAGAAILSREEDLSKGILSTHLHSEGQHAEELSLIAPGMGKRWVTDIIADNDPNDESYYPYMNGQFVFKNAVVRFSEVINEGLQANNLQISDINMLVPHQANLRISQFIQQKFKLNDDQVYNNIQKYGNTTAASIPIALTEAWEKGKIKEGDLVVLAAFGSGFTWGSVIIRW, encoded by the coding sequence ATGTATCATTCAAAAATAAAAGGATTAGGATATTATGTTCCAGAGAATGTAGTTACAAATGAAGACTTGTCTAAAGTAATGGAAACTAATGATGAATGGATTCAGGAACGAACAGGAATTCAAGAAAGAAGACATGTTATTCGTGGAGAAGATACCACAACTTCAATGGGTGTTAAAGCCGCAAAAGTTGCAATTGAACGTGCAGGAATAGCAAAAGAAGATATTGATTTCGTTATTTTTGCTACTTTGAGTCCAGATTATTATTTCCCAGGACCAGGGGTTTTAGTACAACGCGATTTAGGATTAAAAACTGTAGGAGCACTAGATGTTCGAAATCAATGCTCAGGATTTGTTTATGCTATTTCAATTGCAGATCAATATATTAAAACAGGAATGTATAAAAATGTTTTAGTTATTGGATCTGAATTACATTCTACAGGATTAGATATGACAACTCGTGGAAGAGGGGTTTCTGTAATTTTTGGAGACGGAGCAGGAGCCGCTATTTTAAGTAGAGAAGAAGATTTATCAAAAGGAATCTTGTCAACACATTTACATTCTGAAGGGCAACACGCAGAAGAACTATCATTAATTGCACCAGGAATGGGGAAACGTTGGGTTACTGATATTATTGCAGATAATGATCCAAATGACGAAAGCTATTACCCTTATATGAATGGACAATTTGTATTTAAAAACGCAGTAGTTCGTTTTAGTGAGGTTATAAATGAAGGTTTACAAGCTAATAATTTACAGATTTCAGATATTAATATGCTAGTTCCTCATCAGGCTAATTTAAGAATCTCTCAGTTTATTCAACAAAAGTTTAAATTGAATGACGATCAAGTATATAATAATATTCAAAAATATGGAAATACAACTGCTGCTTCCATTCCTATTGCTTTAACTGAAGCTTGGGAAAAAGGAAAAATAAAAGAAGGAGATTTAGTAGTTTTAGCTGCTTTTGGTAGTGGATTTACTTGGGGAAGTGTTATTATTCGTTGGTAA